Genomic segment of Coleofasciculus sp. FACHB-T130:
GCGTGCCGCCTGTTCCCTCGCCAAAAGCTGGATGCGCTCCTCCTCTTGCCGCTTGCGCTCGTCGATATCCGTGTTCGTCCCAAACCAACTGACGATCCTGCCTTCGTTATCATGCACGGGTACCGCCCGTCCCAAGTGCCAGCGATAGTTTCCCTCAGCCGAATTCAGCAGGCGAAATTCAACTTCGTAAGGCTCTCCCGTAAAGAGAGAATGACTCCAGCGGGCAATACACCCCGGCACATCCTCCGGATGCAGCACATCTTGCCATCCCCAGCCCACCATTTCCTCGAAGGTGCGTTTGAAATATTCTAGAACGCGCTGGTTCACATAATCGAGTGCGCCATCTGGCTGTGCCGTCCATACCTGTTGCGGAATCACTTCAGCTAAAGCGCGAAAGCGCTGTTCGCTCTGCCGTCGTAATTCTTCTGCCCTTTTGCGCTCAGTGATGTCTTGACAGATTGCTACATATTCAACGGGTTTTCCATCGGAATTTAAGACGGGCACAATGGTGGTATCTACCCAGTAACAAGTTCCGTCTTTGGCTCGATTTCTGATTTCGCCATGCCAGACGCTGCAACTACTGATGGTTGCCCACATCTGCTGAAAAAATTCCTTGGGGTGATAGTCAGAATTGATGATGCGGTGATTTTGTCCGAGCAGTTCCTCTTTGGAGTATTGAGAAATTTCGCAGAATTTATCGTTTACATAGTTAATCTTTCCGATCGAGTCAGTGACTGCCACGATTGAAGATTGAGCGAGTGCAAACTTGATGTCTGCCACTTCTTTGAGGGATTCAGACAGTGCAAATTCAGCTCGCTGACGCTCTTGTTGTGCATGAGCGTCTTTGATGGTAATCATCAAGTATCCGGCAATATCAGTTAAGGTGGCTAGCTCATGTTCGCTCCATTTGTATGGTTGCGGCGAGTCAAAGCACAGCAAGCCTACTAACTGGTCGGAATACGGAAACGGTACGTCAAGCATAGACTGAGTTTGGACTGCCAGCAGGACATCAGTGAGAGGTGCTAGCCGGAAGTCTTGGGTAACATCGTTACAGATGAATGATTCGCCCATCTGCAAGGCATTGAGATATTCCGGAGCCGCAGTGAGGTCAACCACCGCTCCTGAGAGTTTCGGCATTCCTAGCGGCTCGATGGAGGAAATTACTGTCAAGATACCTTGGTGATTAATCGTTGAGTAAGCTATTCGCAGATAAGGGAAATATTCGCTAATTTGTTTGAGCGTGCGCTCAATTATTTGCTCTATCGACAAACCAGATCGGGTTTTAGTCGAGATGCTGTTAAGCAACTGAAGACGAGTTTTGCTCTTCAGAAGCGCTGTCTCGGCTCGCTTGGAGAGCGTGATGTCTGTCTGAATGCCAACCAAGTAAAGTAAATCGCCATTATCTGAGAACACGGGCGAAATTTTTAATTGGTTCCAGAAAGGTTGACCATCTTTGCGATAGTTTAGCAGCGTGACTTTAACTTCTCTCGCTTGAGCGATCGCATTCCTAATTTTTGCGATCGCTTCTGGATCGGTATCGGCACCTTGCAAAAACCGGCAGTTACGACCAATCGCTTCCTCTGGCTGATACCCAGTAATTCGGGTGAAAGCTGGGTTCGCGTAAACAATCGGGCAATCTAGTTGATGGGGATCGACGATGACAACTCCATCTGAAACTGACTTTACAGCTTGTGCCAGTTTCAGATTTTCTGCGGCGGCTCGACGCAAGGCATCTTCAGTTTGCTGACGTTTGGTGATATCCATAACTGTGCCGATCGTGCGAACCGTTGTTGCCGTTTCGCTGTAAAGAACTTTGCCTTTTCCCGCTAGCCAGCGGATACTGCCATCAGGACAGACAATGCGGAATTCAATCTCGTGGTCTGTTTTACCCTGAATAGAGTCAGCGATCGCCCCAGCGACAAGTTCCCGATCTTCAGGATGAACCCATTTTAGGAAGCATTCCTGAGTTGCGTCAGTGCCCGGAACTAAACCCAATAGCCCCTCTAAATTATCAGATCCTGTTGGAGCGATTCCTTCACCTGTCAAAAGATTAAAATCCTCAATGTTAGTGCCAGAAGCTGCTCGTCCCAACTGAAATCGGGTTTCTTTCTCCTGAAGTGCTGCTTCAGTTTGCTGTTGATTGATGATAATTTGTTCGAGGTTTGTTAAGTTTTTTCCCAGTTGTAAGTGAGCGATCGCTTGCCTTCCTAATGTCCCCAGTGCTTCCTGCTGTTCCCGGCTTAAATCTCGCGGCACATCATCGAGCGCAGATAGCACCCCTACCATTACGCCCTCAGATGTGATTAAGGGCACACCCGCATAAAATCGGAGTTTTGGGTCGGATTTCACTAAGGCATGGCTAGCAAACCGTTTATCAGACAGGGTATCCCGAACGAGCATCAACTCGCATTCGCAGATTTCTGGTTGCAGGATCGCATAAGTGCAGAAAGCAACATAGGGGTCAGTATCTAGAGTGGAAATGCCCCATTTTGACTGAAGCCAATGTTGTTTACCATCCATAAAGCTGAGCAAAGCCATCTTCGTCTGGCAAATATAGGCCGCTAAACGAGTCAGATCGTCGAAAGCAGCTACAGATATTTGAAGATACGCTAGCTCCGGAGGAGCCGTAACGCTGATGCGATCGGGGATAGAGTCGAGTAGCGGACACCATCGCAGAGCATCGAGCGGGATTGCTCCGTTTCCAGGTATTCTTGCGTTCATGTTAAGCGCCCTTTTCTGCGAATGCTGCACTTTTTAGGAGCTGGCTGTATAAATGTTTACTTTTATTAAAACCGGATGATGAAGGCAGTCTTTGAGACTTACTTTCCCTTTGCCTCTATGAGAAGCTTTATTGAAAGTTATATGATGTAGATGTTCCCTTATTTAGTTACTGAACTTAATCTTTGATACTGCATCGCTTAAGTTAGGTTAGTTGATGCCAGCCACAGACTAAAAGAAACAACCGCGTAAAGTTTAGGTAGGCAATACCCTCTTCACCGCAATTGCCAAGCCACCATCCGTCTTTAGGGAAAGCTAGGTTTTTGGCTGCAAGCAGAAATGCGATCGCGCTTCTGCTTGCAGCCTGCTAACGAAGCCTTTCTAGAGCAACTTGGCAGAACCTTCTCTATCTAGGATTCCCGTCGAGGATATATTTCTATCACAGACTGATATTTTTTGATTAACAAACACCCCATCCGCTCTTTTAGTATTTTTATCTTTACAAAACAAATGCAGCTTCAGTTTGTTTTCTTGTTACAATTATTTAACTATATTCCCGTAATTCTTCTATTCACTGAGCAATAATCCTCAAGCTATAGTGCATATAGTAGAATGTTTATTTTAATAAAATTCAATTTTTGTAAAGCATTTTGAGATAGACAAACATTGAACAAACATTTATTAATAAGGAGTCCTAAAAAACTCAACGAAACTAGAAAAGCCTTAAATTAAGAATAGCTGGACAGGATAGATGTATTCTGACAAAGGAAAGCGATGCTCTCTTACCTACTGGGGCTGACGTTAGAATAATTTGGATTGGGCTTTTTAATCGCCTTTGAACCGAATTCAATGATTGTAGGTTTTTGTATACTAAAAACTGGGTAAAGAAGATGTCTTCAACTTTGAGTGATATACCGACTATCCTAGCAGTGGATGATAGTAGCGTCATGCAGACGCTGATCAAACGTGCCCTAGAAAGAGACTACAAAGTTTTGGTGGCAGATAATGCAGTAGATGCCTTATCGGTGATTTACCACCAGCAGATTTCAATTTTATTACTGGATGTTTCCATGCCAGGGGTAGACGGCTTAGAACTCTGCCGCACAGTCCGGAGTTTACCGCAATTTAGCGAGCTACCCATCATCATGCTGACAGCCCGAGACGGAGTTTTTGATAAAGTACAGGGGCGTCTGGCGGGTGCAACTGAATATTTGACAAAACCCTTTGAGGCTGAGCAACTGCGCCAGATTGTTGGCAGTTTTATTAATTCAAATTGTTCAACTGAAATTTAATTTCCACTCCCTCAAACTAGAAGTGTTAGCGTAGCGAATACTTGTTGGTTAAAATTAGTCACCAACACGATGCCATTGGTTCACATCCCCAACTTCTCTCTCGAAGTCGGGGATCTCGCCTTCAGGAATCATTTAAGACGGTTACACTTATCCGATTCCAGGGTGATTTTGCTGATAGCTCATCGCAAAAATAGAGGCTTGAGATTAGCCATTAGCCATTCCTACTTTTCCGTCAACGTGAAAACCCCATCCCAGTTATCAGGAGGCGGTTCTTGGAGAAACAACTGACAGCGTTTCAGGTGCAAAGCAGCCGCTTTGTCGTTTTTGTCAATTTCTTCCAGAATGGTACCAAACTCACCCATTGCGCGAGTAAACTTGCGATTTAGGTAATACTCGCGTCCTTTATGGTAAAGCTCGATCGTCATTTGCTTTTGATCTGAGATTTTCTCGTCCCGCAGTCCCACCAGTTCATAGATATTCACTGGCGTAGTCTTACCTTTGACTCGAATACAATCAAGTTCTCTTGCCCAAATCAGATTCTTGCAAGGCTGATAAGTGCTTTCGCTAATTACAATATCGCAACCATATTGTTTGCTAGCACCTTCTAAGCGAGATCCCAAATTCACTTCGTCACCAATTGCGGTGAACTCCATGCGCTTACTGGAGCCAATATTACCGCTAATTACCGTACCGGAATTAATCCCAATCCCAATCTTAAACGTTGGGAATCCGATGTCTTGGCGACAGGCATTAAATTCTGTCAAACGATGACGCATTTCGACGGCTGTTTGTACCGACATCCAGGCATGATCCGGCAAGGGTAAGGGAGAACCAAAGACTGCCATAATGGCATCGCCAATATATTTATCGAGGGTGCCTTTGTGTGTAAAAACAGCGTCTACCATCGACTCAAAATATTCATTGAGCATCTGCACCACGTCTTCTGCATTCATACTTTCAGTTAAGGTGGTGTAGCTGCGAATATCTGAGAACAAGATGGAAACTTCTTTTTTATCGCCCCCTAGTTTGGCATCACCGCTATTGATTAACTGTTCTGCCAATTCTTGAGTCATGTAGCGGTACATCGTACTCTTGAGCCGTTTCTCCTGAGAGATGTCATCCATGACTACCAAGGCACCGTAGACGTTGTTATTGTCGCTGGCATCTGCAATGGAGTTAATTGACAGGTGAACGCTATGTTGTTCTTCTTCTGTAGAGAGCAGAGTTTGATCGGGGTAGTATTGCTGGCGGCTTTTTTCTTCAGCGGCGTCTATCGCAGCTTTAAACCATTTAGAAAAGTCACCTTCTTTGATGCGGATTAGATCGGCAATTTTTCTACCTTCTATATGGTCTTCATTTTTAAATCCTAAGAGTCGCTTAGCGCTTTCATTCGCTGCAATAATCTGACCGGATTTATCAGTAGAGAGAACTCCATTAGAAAGGCTGCGGAGAATATCACGCTGCATTTGTTCTTGCTGTTTGACCGTAGCAAACAATTTGGCATTTTGCAGCGCTACACCGGCTTGAATATTAAATGCTTCCATGAAAGCTTCATCACTTTGATTAAAGCTTGCCTTCCAGCATTCGGGAGGTTCGGGCCAAGTTTCCGGATTATAAGGGGGAAATTCTCCCTGTTTTTTCTTATTTACAAGTTGGGTGACACCAATCAACGCTTTGTCAGCGTTAAAGATTGGCATACATAATAAGCTACAAGTACGATAGCCATTTGCCTGATCGACTTGTTTAGACACTTCAGAATCTGGATCGGCATAGAGGTCAAAGGAGATATTCAGGGGTTTGCCGGATTCAGCAACTTTCCCGACATAACCTTTTCCGACTGGCACTCGCAGTTCTCGCATGGAACCGTCGGAAAGAGGGATTCTTGTCCACAAGTCATGGCGATCGCTATCTAACAGCCACAGGGTGCTACGATCTGCATTCATCAGCTCCTGGGCTTCATGCATCACCCGGTTCAGGGTATCTTCTAAGTCGAGATTGCTTTGGCTTAAGGATCGAGTCGCCTTCATCAAAGCATCAGAAGCCCGCTGTCTCTGCGTTGCCATGTAAAAAGAGCGGGAACTTTCTAGAATCAGGCGAATGGAAGGCGCAAATTCTGCAAAAATTCTTTCATCTTTTGAAGTAAAACCATTGAGATCGATTCTTTCCCCTAACGGCTTTCCTGGCTGATTTGGTAAATTTAATTTATTAATTAATTGAACGACAGCGACTAAATTTCCCTCTTCGTTTACCAGAGGTAAAGTCAACATCGTATAGGTGCGATAGCCATTTTCTTGGTCTTTCTTTTTGGCGAACGCAGAGCGCGGATCTTCGTAAAAATCAAAGGGAATATTAATACTTTTTTTATGGGTTGCTACCTCACCGGCAATGCCTTTATCTGCCGGAATCCGCAACTCTAAAGGTCGCCCCTCTGCGCCTTCAGCAAGAATTGACCAGAGTTGGTTCTTTTCTTCATCCAGTAAATAGATGGTTGTGCGATCTGCGCCGAGTAATTCTCCGGTTTTTAAGGTAATGGCATTCAACATTTCTTGAAGAATGGCATCAAACCCCTGACTATCAGTCAACATCGACAGGGTTTGATTGACTACCTGAAGTTTTTCTTCGACACCTGTGACGACTTCTTTGAAAGTTTCCTTATTCAGTGGGGCAAGAAGTGCCGTAAAACTTCCTTCTTTTGTGGCTAATGCACCACCCGTACCAGTAGGAATATTTGTAGGGGTTTGGGGAATTTGATTTCCTGTTTGATTTTCATCGTGGGGAACAACATCAATCACCCTGTCTGTATCGTTCCAACCATGCATTTTGGTAGATGAAGGTGTCATAGATTTTTTCAGATGCCTGAATTTGAGCGAGGTACGAGGCGGTGGAATTATCCTACAAATTTAACAGCCAAACTTTTTGTGCCTAGTGAGCAAATGCCATACTACTTACTCAACAGTTTACTCTTTGTTTTGGGGTTGGATAGAGGGCAGGTTATTTATTTGTTGTTCTTGGTCTTGCGTCCATTATGTTTGACTGCGGCTTGAGCTAGCAAGGACTCTGCAAAAGCGATCGCATCTTTGGCAGAATGTCCCCCAGCTAGTGTTGCTAATTCTTGGCGGCGAGTCTGGTGATTGTCAAGCACGCTGACGCGGACAACCGTGCGTTCGGAAGCCTGAAGGATGTAAGATGTCGGGTCTTCTTCCCGGAGTCCTTGAATTGCTCTCTCTAAGGGGAGGGTTGGATGAATTGCTTCGGCGTTGGTTGTTGAGACTTCGCTCTTTTTCCCAGCCTTCTTGGAGGGATCTGGCTTCTGGCTTCCTTCAACGACGTGTTTATCGACGCGGAAATGGCGGTCAGCCATTGCGGCGACGAGGGGTTGGTGAGTAACGCAAAGAACTTGATGTCCCTGAGAAAGTTGGTGGAGTTTCTCAGCGATCGCTTGGGCAACCCGTCCGGACACCCCGGCATCGATTTCGTCAAAAATTAGGGTTCCGGCGGCTTCCAGTTGCGAGAAACAAGCTTTCAGCGCCAGCAGGAAGCGGCTCATTTCCCCCCCAGAGGCAGTAGCAGACAGCGGTTGCAGGGGTTCGCCTGGGTTGGGGCTAAAATAAAAGGCGATCGCGTCGGCACCTGCTGCGGTTGGGGGACAAGGGGCAATTTTGACTTGAAACTGCACCTTTTCCATCGCTAAAGGCTTGAGTTCTGCCACGAGTCTGTTTTCTAGTTCGCTAGCAGCAACGCCGCGCAAAGCGGTCAACTGGTCAGCCGCAGATATCAAGATTTCATGACATTGAGAATAGAATTTTTCCAGTTCTTCGAGAGAGTGACCGCTATCGGTGAGGAGAGCGAGTTCAGCTTGGATGCTCTGACTGTAGGCGATCGCTTCCCCTAACGTCGGGCCATACTTGCGGCAAATCTGCTTCAGGGTGCGGATGCGCTCTTCTACTTCCGCCAGTCGCTGGGGATCGGCTTCTAAAGAAGCACCGTAAGCATTAATTTGCTGTCCGGCTTCCACCACTTGCGCCAGAGCCGTACTCACCATATCCAGAACGGGTTGCAGCGTGGCATCATACGTTACCATATCAATCAGCGTGGCTTCAGCTTGACCTAATAAGTCTGCACCCGCTGACTCCCCCGCATCATTTTGATAAAGAGCTTGATACACCTGATAACTCAGCTGTTGTAACTCCACCACATGACTTAAGCGCTGGCGTTCTTGTTCGAGCTGTTCTGGCTCATCCGGTTCGCTCAAATTAGCGGCAGTTAATTCTTGGGCTTGATACTGTAGCAAATCGAGCCGTTGCAAGCGTTGCTGCTCGGACTGACGGCGTTTGTCTAGGCGATCTCGTGCTTGTTGGCAGTCGAGATAGGCAGCTTGAACGACTGAGCGTTGCTGTAGCACCGCCTCGCCGCCATAAACATCCAGTAACTCTCGCTGAAGCGCGGGTGCCACGAGTTGCACGGTTTGACCTTGGGCAGTAATTTCTACTAAGCGATCGCGCAGGCGATCCATTAATTGCCGATTGACCAGAACGCCATTGACGCGAGAGCGGCTGCGGAGGCTTCCTTGCAGACAGGCAATCTCCCGACAACAAACCACGGCTGTATCATCCAGCAGCTCGATCTCTTGTTCGGAGAGCCACTCGGTCACAACTCGGTCAACCTTGAAGGTGGCTTCCACCAAAGCGCGATCGCTACCCGTGCGAATCGACCATTTGCTGACTTTTCCGCCCAAGGCGGCGTCAATCGCATCCAGGATAATCGACTTTCCCGCGCCGGTTTCGCCGGTCAGAACATTCAATCCAGAGCCAAATTCCAGCTCCAGATGGTCAATCAAGGCAAAGTTTTCAATCCGTAGGGACAGGAGCATGGAGCAAAATTCACCTTGAGGGAAGAGGGCAGGCAGTGGCAACCCAATGAACAATGGCAAGTGCGAAGCATTTGATGCTGTGCGAGTTATTTAAAAAAGGTACTGGGCTACCAAACTTAGTTTAGTGTTTAGTTTTAAGTCCCGAAACTTTTTCAGGGTAGCGGGAAATTGACCGAACTGGCATTGTCCCCAGCTAGAGCCGGAATACCTTGTCCTGGCGCTTCCCCTACTTATTGTTACAATACTTAACAGAGTTGCTCTGAGTCGGTTCCCAAGCTTATGAATGTTAAAAGAGTCTCCCCTATGTCACATCGGACAGACGCAAGCGATCGCATTTCTACAACAGGTGTGATGAAACCTGCCCAGACAGCGTCCGCCGCGCCAGGAGAGGCGGTCGTGGTGGAGTATGAGCTGACGCCGACAGCAGAGCAATATCCAGCAGCCGTAGATGCCCAAACCGCCTATATCCAAGCAGAAGAACTGCGCTACGACCCCGTCGCCATTACCGATTACTACCGGAGGCGTCCATTCCAAGTTTGGGGGCGATTGTTCAATATTCTGGTGCCGATACTCCGCTTTGGACTGAGTTTGTGGTGGGACAAGCAAACAGGTAGCGTTCCCAAGAACGAGCGGAAACGGGCAATTCGATTGCGGACAATCATCACGAGACTGGGACCCGCCTATATTAAGGTGGGGCAAGCGCTCTCGACCCGACCAGACTTAGTTCCGACGACTTATTTAGACGAACTAAGTCACCTGCAAGACCAACTGCCACCTTTTCCCAATGAATTAGCTTATCGGTTTATTGAGGAAGAATTAGGCGATCGCCCCGAACAAATTTACGCCGAACTCTCCCCCACCCCGGTAGCCGCTGCCTCCTTGGGACAAGTCTACAAAGGCAAGCTCAAGACTGGCGAAACTGTTGCGGTGAAGGTGCAGCGTCCCGGCTTAAGAGAAAACATTGCCCTAGATATTTACATCCTCCGTACCCTTGCCGGGTGGGCACAGAGAAATCTCAAACAGGTGCGGAGCGACCTCGTCTCCATCATGGATGAATTTGGCACCCGCATCTATGAAGAGATGGACTATACCCAAGAGGGTCACAACGCCGAGCGCTTTGCCTCTCTATACGGTCACTTACAAGATATTTACATTCCCAAGATTTACTGGGAATACACCCAGCGTCGCGTCCTGACAATGGAGTGGATTAACGGCACCAAATTGACCCAGCCAGAGGCACTCCGCGCTCAGGGAATTGATGCCGTTCATTTAATCGAGGTTGGCGTTCAGTGTTCGTTGCGGCAATTGCTAGAACATGGCTTTTTCCACGCTGACCCCCATCCAGGTAACTTGTTAGCGACGACTGATGGTCAACTTGCTTATCTGGACTTCGGCATGATGAGCGATGTCAAACCTTATCAGCGGTATGGCTTAATTGAAGCCGTGGTTCACATGGTCAACCGGGACTTTGAAGGCTTAGCCCGCGACTACGTGAATCTAGAGTTTTTAACCCCTGATACTGACCTGACCCCAATTATCCCAGCCCTTTCCAAGGTCTTCAGCAACGCGCTGGGAGCTAGTGTCGCGGAGATGAACTTTAAGAGCATCACCGATGATATGTCGGCGTTGATGTATGAGTATCCCTTCCGCGTTCCAGCCTACTACGCGCTGATTATCCGGTCTCTGGTCACGTTAGAGGGGATTGCGATTAATGTCGATCCCAATTTTAAAGTTCTCAGTAAAGCGTATCCCTACGTTGCCAAGCGCCTCTTGACAGACCCTTCCCCGGAATTGCGGGCATCTCTGCGCGACCTCCTGTTCAAAGACGGCAGTTTCCGCTGGAATCGTCTGGAAAATCTGTTAAAAAATGCCCGTTTCAGTGACGATTATGACCTGACTCAGGTATTGAACCAGACTCTAGATTTTCTGTTCTCAGAGCGGGGTGCATTTATCCGGGAACACCTAACGGATGAAATTGTGAAGGGTATCGATTCGCTGGGACGCCGCACCTTCCAAAATGTCACGTATTCGCTACGCGAACGGGTGGGGATGACAGTGAATGAGGCACCGCCGTCGGCAGAAACGCCCGCCAGTCTGGAGCATATTAAACGGATCTGGGATATTCTCCAGGAAACGAGCGGATTTGACGCGATGCAACTGCTACCCGTGATTCCCCAATTGCTGATGAAGCCAGAAACTCAGCGCATGGGTCAAAAAATTGCCGGGGGTTTGGTGCAGCGAGTGGCGGCGCGGTTGATTCGGGACGTTTTACTTCAGGATGCGCCCCCAAAAGCCTCCCAGAACGGTCACACGCCACGCACTTATCCCCCGACATCACCACGCTTAGCGTTGCCGCCTGCTGCCGCGAGATAGGGCTGTAGAGACCGTCGGGGCACAGGAAAACTAGCTGGGTCACTGAAGAGCGTAAAGAGCGATCGCTCTGGTGACAATCTCGTTCAGTTGAGAATGATCTTAGTTAAGAATTATCTTAGGTTGGGTGGAGCGTCAGCGAAACCCAACTTTTGCTTTATTAGGTTGGTTTTCTGGGCTTAATCTCAACTCACACTTTGATTAGGAAACGTTTACAAGAAAGCTAAGTTTGAGGCGATCGCTTCCCGACTCTTGTTAATCTAAAGCAGCATAGATTGCCAACTGGATTAATCTCTAAGGATTTTGGTCATGAACGCGCAACCACAGATAATTAGACAAAGTGACTTACTCAATCGGCTGGTACTCGATCGCAGTACAGCAGAAGAAGTCGGTCGGGTAGAGCAATTGTGGCTAAATTCTCAATCTCACCAAGTCGTAGGGTTTAGCTGCAAGTCAGGATTTTTGGGTAGTCTGAAACAGGTGTTTAGGTGGGAGCAAATTACTACGATTGGCACCGATAGTATTATCGTCAACAACACTCCAGAAGTTATTGAACCCGAAACACCAATTCAGAAAATTTCTTTAATTGGACATGAGGTGTGGACTGACGCTGGCAACAAAGCTGGCAAAATTATAGACTATCTCTTCAATCCTAAAACCGGCGCTGTTGTTAATTACTTATTTGTTTCTAGTGGTTGGCGCGGTGTTTTGAATGGTGTTTATTTGCTCCCGGTAGAAGCTATTTCTAGCACGGGTAGTAAACGAGCGCTTGTCGCGGATGCCATCGTCCAAACTCCGCAACAGTACACCCAGGGACTTAATCAAAAAATGAGTCAAGCCGCAGAGTTACTGAGAGAAGACTATAAGAAAACTCAGGATGATTTAGAAGCGCTAAAGCGCAGCGCTCAAAATATTGCTGAGCAAGTCAAAGACACAACTGAAACGGTGACTGGGATTGCTAAAGAAAAGTTTTCTGAGGCGACGCAGCGACAAGACACTTCTCAACCAAATGAGACGATAAAAACAATTGATACGACGGCTCAGTCTTCACCAAACGAGCCTCCAGAGCTACCTGGAAACACTAATTAAGCTAATAGGATAAAAAATCGATGATGAAGCACATCAAATAATCTTTACTTATCGGTTTTGATTCAGGTGATTGAGCGGCAACTTAACAGTAAAAGTCGTGCCGCTGCCAACTTCACTTTCGACAGCGATCGCACCATCGTGTAAATCAACACACTCTTTAACGATTGTCAATCCCAGCCCTGTACCAGAGATTGTGCCGACATTCGTTCCTCGATGGAATCGCTCAAACAAGCGTCGTTGGTCCTCTTTTGGGATTCCTATTCCCTCGTCCTGAATTTGGAAGATTGCCTCACGATCCTGACAGATAAGTTCAAAATGAACTTTGCCACCTCTAGGAGAATATTTAATTGCATTTGAAAGCAAATGGTCAATAATTTGTCGCAGCAGCTTTTTATCCAGGTAGGCGTTAGCACACTGCCCTTGATGAATAAAAGTAATCGCGTGTTGGGAGCCTATGCTAAGTTGCAATTCTTCCACCAACTCGCGGCTAAACTCTACTAAATCTAGCGGTATGGGATTAATCTCTAACTTACCAGCCTCTGTTTTATCAAGAAGGAGGATGTCGTTTAACAACCGAGCCATTTGTTTGCTAGCGGCTCTTATTTTCTGGAAATGCGAGTCTTTTTGTACGTCAGATAATTTGTGTTTGTAGCGTTCCAGTAATTCAGCAGACATAGAGATAATTGTCAGTGGCGTGCGGAATTCATGAGATGCAGCCCTGATGAAGCGAGATTTGAGATTGCTAAGTTCTTTTTCTTGTTCTAGTGCTTTTCGGGTTTGTTCCGCCTGTTTGTGGCGTTCGGTGATGTCACGTACTAGCCAGCGCAAACCGATTAAATTGCCGCAGCGATCGCGTATCGCAGCCACGTTCAGTGCAGCTGGGAACGACTGACCTTTTGAGGGTTGTACGCGCACTTCCCAGTCGTGCAACTGCGGGAAGTGATTCAATTCGGTCAATATATCCCTAAAGGTTTTGCGATCTTCCTTAGCCACAAAAATCGCCATCGGTTTGCCGATTAGAGAATTTTGGGTTCGGTTCAGCAAAGACGCCGCCGTGCGGTTAGCCTCCTGAACGATTCCAGAGGTATTCGTCACGATGTACCCGTCTGGG
This window contains:
- a CDS encoding ATP-binding protein yields the protein MEEEIFNQQIEAAQQRLHELWQRTRESSSLPHPQETLTMEALQELSTVLEELQVATEELQQRNEQLAIACETVKAERQRYQELFEFAPDGYIVTNTSGIVQEANRTAASLLNRTQNSLIGKPMAIFVAKEDRKTFRDILTELNHFPQLHDWEVRVQPSKGQSFPAALNVAAIRDRCGNLIGLRWLVRDITERHKQAEQTRKALEQEKELSNLKSRFIRAASHEFRTPLTIISMSAELLERYKHKLSDVQKDSHFQKIRAASKQMARLLNDILLLDKTEAGKLEINPIPLDLVEFSRELVEELQLSIGSQHAITFIHQGQCANAYLDKKLLRQIIDHLLSNAIKYSPRGGKVHFELICQDREAIFQIQDEGIGIPKEDQRRLFERFHRGTNVGTISGTGLGLTIVKECVDLHDGAIAVESEVGSGTTFTVKLPLNHLNQNR